Proteins encoded within one genomic window of Triticum aestivum cultivar Chinese Spring chromosome 2D, IWGSC CS RefSeq v2.1, whole genome shotgun sequence:
- the LOC123050586 gene encoding uncharacterized protein has protein sequence MCEEETTSEPSSPPVESTAKEHDAGAATTVISDSESPLIQQSHTHTESAPSPAPQVQHLLVAAASAPQVQQQPEGFLDIWADTADTGYAQMKKLLGDEKCKWYVAVDTEFCMKDDVVDPWGPPQSPDGHYEQTRRIVDEGDLVQVGFALAKSSSGLDPNSFRVFQFNMLFQYTARSSTSKNVRFLRDTAKLNLDDHASRGINIKDFINGIRTLGILENRNITWITFQGYSDFGYLIRALQDSSVLAHSRAEFVRLAKRYFRSSYDLKLLLSLGVRCQKPSRSVPGSGSLKGLAASLGVKRSGQEHGSGSDAHLTLGCFRHLMLSDRAASSELQCYKNTIYGVENPLPGTSGANADADQVDVWASNFDTEIRIITGSLDVQGLLTVEVEFTNSTINHIMSYAEVRTEASRCKADLAIGISDNNGRLAYGRVWTFHVEAQQGAEDEQGRVGVTATMLAGLLTNMRSLQNPNVIWLSSTRMCFLYLISLLTRCLPLEEHCFFGLWNCFFPNWRLIEHGSPEQDPGRRAIITLQRCFQPYSSHEFRFS, from the exons ATGTGCGAGGAGGAGACGACCTCCGAGCCGTCGTCCCCGCCGGTGGAGAGCACGGCCAAGGAGCACGACGCGGGCGCCGCTACGACCGTGATCTCCGACTCCGAATCTCCTCTAATTCAAC AGAGCCATACACATACAGAGTCCGCACCTTCTCCAGCTCCACAAGTGCAGCACCTGCTCGTAGCTGCAGCTTCAGCTCCGCAAGTGCAGCAGCAGCCGGAAGGTTTCCTGGATATTTGGGCAGACACCGCAGATACAGGGTATGCACAGATGAAGAAGTTGCTGGGAGACGAAAAGTGCAAATGGTACGTCGCGGTCGATACGGAATTTTGCATGAAGGACGACGTAGTCGATCCTTGGGGACCGCCCCAGTCTCCCGACGGTCACTATGAGCAGACCCGAAGAATCGTCGACGAAGGCGATCTGGTTCAAGTGGGGTTTGCACTCGCCAAGTCCAGTTCCGGGCTCGATCCAAACTCGTTCCGGGTGTTTCAGTTCAACATGCTCTTTCAGTACACGGCAAGGAGCTCTACCAGCAAGAACGTAAGGTTTTTAAGAGATACGGCGAAGTTAAACCTTGACGATCATGCGAGCAGGGGTATCAACATCAAGGATTTCATCAACGGCATCAGAACCCTGGGCATATTGGAAAACAGGAACATTACTTGGATAACTTTCCAAGGGTATTCAGATTTTGGGTACCTAATCAGGGCACTCCAAGATAGCTCCGTTCTGGCACATTCCCGAGCAGAGTTCGTCCGATTGGCTAAGAGGTATTTCCGAAGCAGTTACGATCTAAAACTTCTTCTCAGTCTTGGAGTTCGCTGCCAGAAGCCCAGCCGAAGCGTGCCTGGGAGTGGCAGTCTGAAAGGTCTCGCTGCGAGTTTGGGGGTGAAGAGAAGCGGACAAGAGCACGGATCAGGATCTGACGCCCACCTTACTCTTGGCTGTTTCCGTCACTTGATGCTGAGCGATCGAGCAGCCTCATCCGAGCTGCAATGTTACAAAAACACCATCTACGGGGTGGAAAATCCCTTGCCTGGTACAAGTGGTGCGAATGCAGATGCAGACCAGGTAGATGTTTGGGCGTCCAATTTCGACACGGAGATTAGGATCATCACCGGCTCCCTAGACGTGCAGGGCCTGTTGACAGTTGAGGTTGAGTTCACTAATTCAACCATCAATCATATCATGTCCTATGCCGAAGTACGCACGGAGGCATCCCGGTGCAAGGCAGACCTAGCCATTGGTATCTCTGACAACAACGGTCGCTTGGCCTATGGACGAGTTTGGACCTTCCATGTGGAAGCACAGCAAGGTGCAGAAGATGAGCAAGGGAGAGTCGGAGTTACAGCAACAATGTTAGCAGGGCTGCTTACCAACATGAGATCTCTCCAGAACCCCAACGTGATTTGGCTGTCGTCAACCAGAATGTGCTTTCTATACTTGATTAGTCTTCTGACGAGGTGCCTTCCCCTGGAGGAGCATTGCTTCTTCGGACTTTGGAATTGCTTCTTCCCCAACTGGCGCCTGATCGAGCACGGGTCTCCGGAGCAAGACCCAGGGCGGAGGGCCATCATCACCCTGCAGCGGTGCTTCCAACCTTACAGTTCACATGAATTTCGGTTCTCTTAG